In Fragaria vesca subsp. vesca linkage group LG5, FraVesHawaii_1.0, whole genome shotgun sequence, the genomic stretch AGGGTGAAGATACATTTCCCAGTGTTAGCAAGACGACTTTCTCCTTCCACAGACTTAATAAGCTGTTCGTTATCAGATTCCAATATTACATGCTTTTGCCGAAACTTAATCCTCCAAGGCAGCAGCTCTAACCTCAAATTGCAACACTGATACTGCAGAATCAAACTTTTCCACACCAGGCCACCAGCAACAACCTGATAACTTGAATCACAGGCAATCTCTCCTGTATTAGATACCAATAAGAGGAGGTTTCCACTTTGCATTCACCACCATTCTAGAAAAGGATGATTTCAACAAAACCTCTTCGGAACACTCTAAAATTGATGCACAGCTCTAAGAGAGCTGGTCTTCCAAATTATCAACAATGTTTAAGCCACCCAACGTTGAACTTCAAACCTGTCCACCTTATGCTCACCCAACTTTGAGAAAACACCCTGGAGTCATTGACTACGGGTGGTAATAGCAGCTGATGTAACATTGTAGCTGATTGGTAGGGCACCAGACAACATTGGACTAAGAACTGTCAGGCTAGCTTTTCCTTTGTACCTGAAGCTCAACTGATGCCAAGTAACAATTATAAGTTTTGCTGGTTCCTTAATAACCACATTAACACAAGTATTTTAAACAATTTTCTTTTTTTATCTCATCTAATAATGAAGTTAGAATCACATATTAAGGTTACCCGAGTTCTTGGAATAATGTCAAATCTAACTGTTGAGCATGGCAAAATTAACAGAAGCAATGTTTTGCTTCTTTAAAAATCACTTTCCTATTTAATCGATTTGTCATAACAAACAGTTTAGCAGTAAAAACTTTTGGACACACAATACTTATATTACATATATTCATGAACACCGAATCACTAACTGTTATGTATACAAGTACTGAAGCAAGCTACTAATTAACACCAAGTACTCACCATTATTCTAGATATATTTACATTCATGCTCCCTACTGCGGCTCTATCTTTGAAGACGGAAACACTCCACTGTAATCAAAGGCAGCCTCAATATTGCTGTACGGATGCCTAACCCTTGCCGGATCCTCATAGCTTGAGGAAGTGGATGCCGATTCAGCATTAGGGTTCAGTCCAGCAAGCTGCATAATGTATTCAATCTCTTTCACCACCTCACTCATTGTAGGCCTGTTGACTCCTTCTTCTTGAACACAAGCCATTGCAAGATCCACAAACCTCTCTAAACCTACCAGTGTTGTTCTCAAACCAATGGCTGAATCCAGGATCACATGAAGGTTGTATAATTCTTTAGTCCTGTCCATTGCCATTCTTACTTCTCGCACGATATATTTTCCTTGTTCTATCGGTTTTCTTGCAGTAAGTATCTCCAACATTAGCACTCCAAAACCATAAACATCACTCTTCTCAGTCAACCGTTGAGTCATGTAATATTCAGGATCCATGTATCCCTACAACAAATGAAAGGAGTGCTTAGGACCTAATTCATAACATGATACTTTCTCTTTCGATTTTGATGAATTTATAATCACGAGTGTTAATGAAATTAAACTGACCATTGTCCCTTTAACTTGAGTGGAGACATGATCCCTCCCACTGTCACCCATGGACTTGGAGAGACCAAAATCAGCAACTTTCGCACTCAATCTGTTGTCCAACAGAACATTAGTTGACTTGATATCTCTGTGGATAATTGGAGGGTGGCAAAGTTCATGAAGATAGGCTAAGCCTCTAGCTGTACCAAGTGCTATTTTAAGTCTCCTCGGCCAATCTAATCTGATTCCTGACTTACCTGCACAGACAATTTTGTTTGTAACATCAAAATAAGTAAAATAAGAAAATGAAGTGAAGCTAAAGTGTGCCTCTTAGAAACTGTCTTTCCTTGTTGTGGTAGATACAGACATAGAGTACAATACATAGCTAGGCTAAGAGCAATTACGATGTTCCATTTGATAGCATCCTAATTCCTAAAGATAGGCCTTATAACTATTCACTACTTATTGCGGTACAGTTAAAGGTAGACTGAACTACTGGATAGCTTTTTCTTTCTCGGCAACGAGGTTCTGTTCCTCTGCTCAGAAGTTTCTCATTCAACATCCACTGCATTGGTATTTGTACCGGTCTTACATTTACTGATGTGATTCTCATATTCAATTAGTCTCCTTACATATCAACATCCGACATTTTTCTGAATAGTCTGACACTTGTATTCTTAAGTAGGTTATGTATCAAGACTACACATTAGGATATCAATATACTAATATGTTATATGTGTTGATTATTAGAAGGTAGATAGCATTCATGAGAATAGAGTTGATACAATTACCTGAAAGACTATCCTTAAGAGTCCCATTTGCTACATACTCATACACCAGCATCTGCTCATCTCGGTCAAAACAAAATCCTACAAGGCTGACAAGGTTCTTATGATGAACTCGTGAAAGAAGTTCAATCTCACTTTTGAACTGATGTCCACCTTGGATAGATTCTGTGTGAGCTCGTTTGATGGCAATCAGTTGCCCTGTGGGAAGAGTTCCACGGTAAACCTATAAGACAGTAAACACTGATTCGATAAGTACCTTTTATAGTATTACTTGGTAAGTAAGTACTTATTTCTCAAGGTTCAGTGAAGAACGTAAATTCTAGGATGTTTAACAATTACATGTTAAGTTGCTGAACTGTCCATCAAAACTGTTATTTAGGAAATTATTTTAAAAAATCTCTTCAGTAAAAAGAGTTACCTTCCCATATCCCCCAGATCCAACATCATTTGCTTCTGAAAAGTTGTTGCTATATTTCATAAGCTCTTCAAAAGAGAACGATCTAGCACCTTTTAACTGAGGAATGCTACCACTGCTTTTATTATTCACATCCCATTTGCCTGCATTTGATTGACGATATCAGTGAGTTAGGAAGTACAAGAATAAAAGATATGACACAATTAACTTGAAGTGAAAAAATTGGATTTGTCTTACCAAAAGGATTGTTTTGATCAGTGGCTCTTTTTGCCCTTCGCTTCTGGCGAATAGCATAAATTCCTACAAGGAGAAATATCAGCACAAGAACAGAAGCACCAGCTGCTGCTCCAATGATAATGCCCACATTGGACGATTTGTTTGGTTTTGATGGTGCTATCGTCTCTACTGCATTATGAGAAGAGACAAAGAAAGAAATATGTGTCAACACAAAAAGAAAAAAGAAAAAAATTATTGGGAGAACTATTTCTCCTGTATGGAAAATTAATACACAATCACCTGCAAAGTCTGAATAATCATTTCCGATAAAAACGATTGGTCCAAAATACTTTTGAGGCTTGAATGTTTGGTTACTGAGTAGAAAAGCAATATTAGAAACTTCCTTTCTAGTGAAACGATTTTGGATTTGTGGGAATACTTCTAGGCTCAACCAAATGTATGCATGGGAGTCCTTGGTGAGGTTACTGAAAGAGACTGAATCAACGTTAACTTGATGTTTACTGAAAAAACCCGTGAGATTGTTCTCAAGCTCTTTGAAGACATTTGAGTTTTCCCAGTCTGAGAAGGTAGGAGCTCTAAAGTTTATTCTGCCCCCGTATGGATATGCACATTTACAGTTGGGGCTTGAAACCTGATCGGAACTGCAAGCACTGGGAACACAGTTATTTGGCAATGTTTCATATTGGACGAGATCAGATGATTGTGAAATCTTGCAGTAACTCATCAGTGATGCCCCAGTTTCAGTACAAACTGGATTTTGAACAAGTCTGCAGCAGGACAAAAAAAAGAAGAAAAGAAGATAAATAGCCTACTGAGGTATCAAGACAGTAATACAACTTCCAACAGGCAATAACATTATTTATCTCCCTTTTACCAGATAGTCTATGTAAATTATAAGCAACCAACTGGAATTTTAAGTCCCAAAATGACAATTATACAACATATTGTGCTGGATAATTCATATGACTATAGATCATTCTCATTTGTTTTAACAATATATTGTATTGGACTGCATAAAATTACTATCAAGATTGGCTTACATTAAAATGCCATCATATCCTCCATTTCCCTCGTATTCATGAATTTTATTATTTTGTAAATCAATGAGTTGCAATTGACTGCTATAGGAAGTCCCAATATCCAAGGTGCCATTTAGCTGGTTGTTCTTCAGGACCCTGTTATGACATCACATATCATATCACAAAAATATTAGAAGATTTGTCGTGCTCTAAAATGAGGGAACTGCAGCATTATATTTATTTACCACGTTTACTGTGGTACACAGAAATTGTGTCAGGCCAATACTCACACAGTCTGTAAGTTTGAAAGGCTGAATAGAGAAACAGGTATTTCTCCTTGAAGTTTTGTGTCCTCCATGATTCTGGTTTACAAGATACATAGGTTATTAAACAATGTAGACTTCCGGTTTAGATGCATATGTGTCACACAGGACAGGAGGGTTGACAAAGGACATACAATGTGGTCAAAGACTCTAGTGTTGAGAACCATGGTGGAACATCAGACGTGTCGAAACTATTATTGCTCAAATCCCTGAGAAAAGAAAAAGAAAAAAGAAAATCAAGTTACACAGTGCATTAGAGAAACCAAACACAAATTATATTCTGATGGGAAGAAGATGATCAATTCAAATCATTATCATTGAAACTAAAGCATAACTTGAAATTGTTTATCACTTACACATAATGGAGACCGATCATGCCAGTAAGGTCGGGAGCAGGGCCGCTCAACTTGTTGTTGGACAAGAACCTAAGAAAATGAACACATGTGCCTCTATAAAGTGTTTTGCATACTAAATGGTAACAACTCTCCCTGAAACAGTATAAAGTAATATACGGAAAATGTTTTATCTGCTCACAGCTGAGAAACATTTGTAAGATTGTTGAAGCTGAGAGGAATAAGCCCACTTAATATGTTATCATCAAATCGCCTGTAATCAGAGAGTTATACTTCAATAAAAGAGCCTCAGTGTGAGAAAATTAGTATGAAAAAAAGAGAATCCATATAATGTGTTAGTGAAATCAGGGCAGTGATACTCACACGACCTCCAAAGACTTTACAAGTCCAACGCTGGAAGGGATGCTGCCAGTGAGTTTATTACTTTCGAAGAGCCTGAGCAAGAAATGTACAAGGGAATGCAAAATGTTTGAGAAACAGAAAATATCTGTAGATACAATACAGTAGAGAGTTGAGCAGTTAGGAATCCTATTGTACAAAACAGTCACTAGATATGAAAAAAGGACTCAAAGGGATACAGGGCATACTTTCAACTTTCAACAATGCACAGCTATTTCCAATTATCAAGCTATGCCTACATTTC encodes the following:
- the LOC101291929 gene encoding probable leucine-rich repeat receptor-like protein kinase At5g49770-like, whose translation is MDHRTQVFLLLIFAPFLVLANHVTSPQDVMGLTFLKQLWNNTPPSWGTRLSDPCEDDWDGIRCTNMRVISLILPSMNLTGTLSGDIDQFSELQILDLSYNKGLTGPLPTEIGSLKKLYNIILVGCSFSGLIPASIGSLQELIFLSLNSNRFSGRIPSSIGNLSKLYWLDLADNNLEGPIPVSDGVEPGLDMLSHCKHFHLGINHLSGPIPSKLFNSNMRLIHVLFESNKLTGSIPSSVGLVKSLEVVRFDDNILSGLIPLSFNNLTNVSQLFLSNNKLSGPAPDLTGMIGLHYVDLSNNSFDTSDVPPWFSTLESLTTLIMEDTKLQGEIPVSLFSLSNLQTVVLKNNQLNGTLDIGTSYSSQLQLIDLQNNKIHEYEGNGGYDGILILVQNPVCTETGASLMSYCKISQSSDLVQYETLPNNCVPSACSSDQVSSPNCKCAYPYGGRINFRAPTFSDWENSNVFKELENNLTGFFSKHQVNVDSVSFSNLTKDSHAYIWLSLEVFPQIQNRFTRKEVSNIAFLLSNQTFKPQKYFGPIVFIGNDYSDFAGDSPSKPNKSSNVGIIIGAAAGASVLVLIFLLVGIYAIRQKRRAKRATDQNNPFGKWDVNNKSSGSIPQLKGARSFSFEELMKYSNNFSEANDVGSGGYGKVYRGTLPTGQLIAIKRAHTESIQGGHQFKSEIELLSRVHHKNLVSLVGFCFDRDEQMLVYEYVANGTLKDSLSGKSGIRLDWPRRLKIALGTARGLAYLHELCHPPIIHRDIKSTNVLLDNRLSAKVADFGLSKSMGDSGRDHVSTQVKGTMGYMDPEYYMTQRLTEKSDVYGFGVLMLEILTARKPIEQGKYIVREVRMAMDRTKELYNLHVILDSAIGLRTTLVGLERFVDLAMACVQEEGVNRPTMSEVVKEIEYIMQLAGLNPNAESASTSSSYEDPARVRHPYSNIEAAFDYSGVFPSSKIEPQ